One stretch of Equus przewalskii isolate Varuska chromosome 9, EquPr2, whole genome shotgun sequence DNA includes these proteins:
- the LOC103562352 gene encoding cytochrome P450 2B11-like, producing the protein MELSMLLLLVLLMGLLLLLVRGHPKAYGHLPPGPRPLPFLGNLLQMDRRGLLKSFLMLQEKYGGVFTVYLGPRPTVMLCGTEAIREALVDQAEAFSGRGKIAVVDQVFQGYGVVFANGERWKTLRRFSLATMRNFGMGKRSVEERIQEEAQFLMEELRNTKGALQDPTFFFHAITANIICSIVFGKRFSFRDPEFLRLLDLFYRSFALISSFSSQVFQLFSDFLKHFPGTHRQVYRNLMEINTFIGRSVEEHRKTLDPSNPRDLIDTYLLRMDKEKSDPNTEFHQQNLIITVLSLFFAGTETTSTTLRYGFLLMLKYPHITERVHKEIDLVIGSQRPPALDDRTKMPYTDAVIHEIQRFSDLLPLGVPHVVTNDTHFRGYIIPKGTEVYPILSSALHDPRYFEKPDAFNPDHFLDASGALKKNEAFIPFSTGKRTCLGEGIARNELFLFFTTILQNFSVASPVAPEDIDLTPRESGVGKLPPIYQISFLPRRGG; encoded by the exons ATGGAGCTCAGCATGCTCCTCCTCCTTGTTCTCCTCATGGGACTCTTGCTTCTCCTGGTCAGGGGCCACCCAAAAGCCTATGGCCACCTCCCACCAGGACCCCGTCCTCTGCCCTTCTTGGGGAACCTTCTGCAGATGGACAGAAGAGGCCTACTCAAATCCTTCCTAATG CTTCAAGAGAAATATGGGGGTGTCTTCACGGTGTACCTGGGGCCAAGGCCTACAGTCATGCTGTGTGGGACAGAAGCCATCCGGGAGGCCCTGGTGGACCAAGCTGAAGCATTCTCTGGCCGGGGGAAAATCGCTGTCGTTGACCAAGTCTTCCAGGGATATG GTGTGGTCTTTGCCAATGGAGAACGTTGGAAGACCCTTCGACGATTCTCCCTGGCCACCATGAGGAACTTCGGGATGGGAAAGCGGAGTGTGGAGGAGCGGATTCAGGAGGAGGCTCAGTTTCTGATGGAGGAGCTGCGGAATACCAAGG GAGCTCTCCAGGATCCCACCTTCTTCTTCCATGCCATCACTGCCAACATCATCTGCTCCATTGTCTTTGGAAAACGCTTCTCCTTCAGAGATCCTGAGTTCCTGCGGCTCCTGGACTTGTTTTACCGGTCCTTTGCGCTCATCAGCTCGTTCTCCAGTCAG GTGTTCCAGCTCTTCTCTGACTTCCTGAAGCACTTTCCTGGCACACACAGGCAGGTCTACAGAAACCTGATGGAAATCAACACCTTCATTGGCCGCAGTGTGGAGGAGCACCGCAAAACCTTGGACCCCAGCAATCCCCGAGACCTTATTGATACCTACCTGCTCCGCATGGACAAA GAGAAGTCTGACCCCAACACCGAGTTCCACCAGCAAAACCTCATCATCACTGTGCTCTCACTCTTCTTCGCTGGCACTGAGACCACTAGCACGACTCTCCGCTATGGATTCCTGCTCATGCTCAAATACCCCCACATCACAG AGAGAGTCCACAAGGAGATTGATCTGGTGATTGGCTCACAACGCCCTCCAGCCCTTGATGACCGCACCAAAATGCCATACACTGATGCAGTCATCCACGAAATTCAGAGATTCTCAGACCTCCTCCCCCTTGGGGTGCCCCACGTTGTCACCAACGACACTCACTTCCGAGGGTACATCATCCCCAAG GGCACTGAAGTATATCCCATCCTGAGCTCTGCTCTCCATGACCCACGTTACTTTGAGAAACCAGACGCCTTCAACCCTGACCACTTTCTGGATGCCAGTGGGGCACTGAAGAAGAATGAAGCTTTTATCCCCTTCTCCACAG GGAAACGCACTTGTCTTGGAGAAGGCATCGCTCGCAACGAATTATTCCTCTTCTTCACCACCATCCTTCAGAACTTCTccgtggccagccctgtggcccctgAAGACATTGACCTCACACCTCGGGAAAGTGGTGTGGGCAAATTACCCCCAATATACCAGATCAGCTTCCTGCCCCGTCGAGGGGGCTAA